The sequence GTCCCTGCTGCAGTCCCTCGCCGCCGCGCTGGAATGCCCGGTGGAGGAACTGCTGCGCCGCCAGCCACCCAGCCGGCGCGCCCAGCTGGAGATCCAGCTGGAGGAGGCGCAGCGCGACCCGCTGTACCGGACCCTCGGCCTGTCGCACCTCAAGGTCGGCAAGCGGATGCCGAACGAGGTCATCGAGCACATCCTCGCGCTGTACGGGGAGCTCAGGCGCAGCCGCACCAAGCCCACCGCGAGCCCCGAGGAGGCGCGCAAGGCCAACGCCGAGCTGCGCCGCCAGATGCACGAGCGCGGCAACCACTTCGCCGACATCGAGCGCGTCGCGTCCCAGACCCTCGACTCGGTCGGGTACCGGCGCGGCGCGGTCTCGCAGGGGCTGCTGATGACGCTGGTCGGGCACTTCGGCTTCAGCCTCCAGTACGTCCAGGACCTGCCGCGCTCGGTCCGGTCGATCACCGACCTGCGCAACCGGCGGATCTACCTGGAGCGCGAGCAGCTCGGCATGCACACGCCGCGCACGATCCTGCTGCAGACCCTCGGGCACATCGCCCTCGACCACGACCAGCCGCGCGACTTCGCCGACTTCCTGCGCCAGCGCGTCGAGGCCAACTACTTCGGCGCCGCGATCCTGATGCCCGAGCGCAGCGTCGTCCCGTTCCTCCAGGAGGCCAAGGCCGCGCGGGAGCTGTCGGTGGAGGATCTGGCTGACGTCTTCTCCGTCTCCTACGAGATGGCCGCGCACCGCTTCACCAACGTCGCGACCCACCACCTCGACCTGCAGCTGCACTTCACCAAGAACGACGAGAACGGCACGATCTACAAGGCTTACGCCAACGACGGCCTGGCCTTCCCGCAGGACGAGGACGGCGCGATCGAGGGCCAGCGGATGTGCCGGGAGTGGGCCGGGAGGCACGTGTTCGGCGCCGCGGACCGCTTCTCCGTCTACTACCAGTACACCGACACCCCGAACGGGACGTACTGGTGCCTGTCGCACATCGACCCCAGCCACGAGCGCGACTTCGCGATCACGCTGGGCGTCCGCTTCGAGGACTCCCGCTGGTTCCGTGGCCGGGAGACGACCCGACGGGTCAGGTCGGCCTGCCCGGACGGCGACTGCTGCCAGCGGCCCCCGAAGTCACTGTCGGACCGGTGGGAGGGGATGGCGTGGCCGTCGGCGCGCGCGCACTCGCACGTCCTGTCGGTCCTGCCGCCCGGAGCGTTCCCCGGCGTCGACGAGGCCGACGTCTACGAATTCCTGGACCGGCACGCCGCCGAATGACGGACGTGTTGTGGCCGCGTTAAACCTTCGGGTCGGTTCGCCGTGCGAGGCGCGAACGGTGACTGATCTGGCCGGATCCGGCGTTTCCTAGTACGTGAGGAGGGCGTCCGGTCCAGGTCGCCCCGCACAGAAGGGAGAGCGCGTGCTGCCCGAGGTCGCGTCGTGGTTGGCCCACCGTACGAGTGCGGCGGAGGACTGGCCGCCGCGTCTCCTGCTCGCGGCCAAGGGCGCGACCAGGATCAGCATCGTGCTGCCCGCGCGCGACGAGGAGGCGACGGTCGGCGCGATCGTCGCGGCTCTGCGCACCGACCTGGTCGAGCGGATCCCGCTGGTGGACGAGATCGTCGTGGTCGACTCCCGCTCCGGCGACCGGACCGCCGCCGTGGCCGCCGCGGCCGGTGCGCAGGTGGTGGCGCAGGACGCCGTCCTGCCGGAGCAGGGCCGCATGTCCGGCAAGGGCGAGGCCCTGTGGAAGTCCCTCGCCGCGACCTCCGGCGACCTGATCGTGTTCGTGGACGCCGACCTGCGCGAGTTCACCTCCTCCTATGTCACCGGGCTGCTCGGGCCGCTGCTGACCGACCCCTCCGTCGGCTACGTCAAGGGCTGCTACGACCGGCCGCTGGTCGAGGGGGAGCGTCGCGTCGAGGGCGGCGGCGGCCGGGTGACCGAACTGGTCGCACGTCCCCTGATCAACCTGCACTGGCCGCTGCTGGCCGGGGTCATGCAGCCGCTCGGCGGCGAGTACGCGGGGCGCCGCGCGCTGCTGGAGCGGCTGCCGTTCGTGACCGGCTACGGGGTGGAGCTCGGCCTGCTGCTGGACGTCTACCAGGACTCCGGGCTCGACGCGATCGCGCAGGTCGACCTCGGCCGCCGGATCCACGCCCACCAGTCCACCGAGGCGCTCGGGGCGATGTCGGGCCAGATCATGCTGACCGCCTGGTCGCGGCTGGAGCGGCACGGCCGGATGATCCCCCTCGCGGCCCCCTCCACCGCGCTCACCCGGTTCCGGCGCGGCGCGGACGGGCACGACGCCCGCACGGCCGACGTGGCCGTGGGGGAGCGCCCGCCGATGATCGAGGTCCCCGCCTACGCAGCCGTCCGCTCCTTCTCTCCCCGCCGCTGACCGCTCCGCGCACCCCGCCCACGTGTTACCCGCGGTAACTTCGAAGGTGCTACCGTTGGTAACACGCAATATTGGAGAGAGGGTCAATTAATCATGACGAGCGCGGAGCAGACGCCGTTCTCGCTGGAGCCCAGCGAGGACGTTCGCGAGGTCAGGGACTGGGTGCACGAGTTCGCCAAGGACGTCATCCGCCCCGCCGCGGAGGAGTGGGACGAGCGCGAGGAGACCCCCTGGCCGCTGATCCAGGAGGCGTCCAAGGTCGGCATCTACTCCCTCGACTTCTTCGCCACCCAGTGGCTGGAGCCGACCGGCCTCGGCATCCCGGTGGCGTTCGAGGAGCTGTTCTGGGGCGACGCGGGCATCGCCCTGTCGATCGTGGGGACCGGCCTCGCCGCCGCGTCCGTCGCCGCCGTGGGCACGCCGGACCAGGTCAGCGAGTGGGTGCCGCAGATGTTCGGCACCGCCGACGACATCAAGCTCGGCGCGTTCTGCGCCTCCGAGCCCGACGCCGGCAGCGACGTCGGCTCCATTCGCACCCGCGCCGTGTTCGACGAGGC is a genomic window of Actinomadura citrea containing:
- a CDS encoding helix-turn-helix domain-containing protein, with amino-acid sequence MTSGVDLVTFGQRLRHLRRARGLTLSELGERVGRAPSQLSLLENGRREPKLSLLQSLAAALECPVEELLRRQPPSRRAQLEIQLEEAQRDPLYRTLGLSHLKVGKRMPNEVIEHILALYGELRRSRTKPTASPEEARKANAELRRQMHERGNHFADIERVASQTLDSVGYRRGAVSQGLLMTLVGHFGFSLQYVQDLPRSVRSITDLRNRRIYLEREQLGMHTPRTILLQTLGHIALDHDQPRDFADFLRQRVEANYFGAAILMPERSVVPFLQEAKAARELSVEDLADVFSVSYEMAAHRFTNVATHHLDLQLHFTKNDENGTIYKAYANDGLAFPQDEDGAIEGQRMCREWAGRHVFGAADRFSVYYQYTDTPNGTYWCLSHIDPSHERDFAITLGVRFEDSRWFRGRETTRRVRSACPDGDCCQRPPKSLSDRWEGMAWPSARAHSHVLSVLPPGAFPGVDEADVYEFLDRHAAE
- a CDS encoding glucosyl-3-phosphoglycerate synthase, yielding MLPEVASWLAHRTSAAEDWPPRLLLAAKGATRISIVLPARDEEATVGAIVAALRTDLVERIPLVDEIVVVDSRSGDRTAAVAAAAGAQVVAQDAVLPEQGRMSGKGEALWKSLAATSGDLIVFVDADLREFTSSYVTGLLGPLLTDPSVGYVKGCYDRPLVEGERRVEGGGGRVTELVARPLINLHWPLLAGVMQPLGGEYAGRRALLERLPFVTGYGVELGLLLDVYQDSGLDAIAQVDLGRRIHAHQSTEALGAMSGQIMLTAWSRLERHGRMIPLAAPSTALTRFRRGADGHDARTADVAVGERPPMIEVPAYAAVRSFSPRR